A stretch of the Vulpes vulpes isolate BD-2025 unplaced genomic scaffold, VulVul3 u000000678, whole genome shotgun sequence genome encodes the following:
- the PPCDC gene encoding phosphopantothenoylcysteine decarboxylase isoform X2 — translation MEPSTSCPAATPLVKRPFHVLVGVTGSVAALKLPLLVSQLLDIPGLEVAVVTTERAKHFYSPQDIPVTLYSDADEWEMWKCRSDPVLHIDLRRWADLMLVAPLDANTLGKVASGICDNLLTCIIRAWDCHKPLLFCPAMNTVMWEHPITAQQVGQLKAFGYVEIPCVAKKLVCGDQESEREHKQGEQQAEEEGKQAPC, via the exons ATGGAGCCCAGCACATCATGTCCGGCCGCCACCCCCTTGGTGAAGAGACCGTTCCATGTTCTCGTGGGCGTCACTGGGAGTGTTGCAGCCCTGAAGTTGCCTCTTCTAGTGTCTCAGCTTTTGGACATTCCTGGC CTGGAAGTAGCAGTGGTCACAACTGAGAGAGCCAAACATTTCTACAGCCCCCAGGACATTCCCGTCACTCTCTACAGCGATGCTGATGAATGGGAG aTGTGGAAGTGCCGATCCGACCCCGTTCTCCACATTGACCTGCGGAGGTGGGCAGACCTCATGCTGGTGGCTCCTCTTGATGCCAACACCCTGGGGAAGGTGGCCAGTGGCATATGTGACAACTTGCTT ACCTGCATCATCCGGGCCTGGGACTGCCACAAGCCCCTGCTCTTCTGCCCAGCGATGAACACCGTCATGTGGGAGCATCCCATCACTGCGCAGCAAGTCGGCCAGCTCAAGGCCTTCGGCTATGTTGAAATACCTTGCGTTGCCAAGAAGTTGGTGTGTGGAGACCAAG agagtgagagagagcacaagcagggggagcagcaggcagaggaagaggggaagcaggctccctgctga
- the PPCDC gene encoding phosphopantothenoylcysteine decarboxylase isoform X1: protein MEPSTSCPAATPLVKRPFHVLVGVTGSVAALKLPLLVSQLLDIPGLEVAVVTTERAKHFYSPQDIPVTLYSDADEWEMWKCRSDPVLHIDLRRWADLMLVAPLDANTLGKVASGICDNLLTCIIRAWDCHKPLLFCPAMNTVMWEHPITAQQVGQLKAFGYVEIPCVAKKLVCGDQGLGAMAEVGTIVDKVKEVLFWHGDSQES from the exons ATGGAGCCCAGCACATCATGTCCGGCCGCCACCCCCTTGGTGAAGAGACCGTTCCATGTTCTCGTGGGCGTCACTGGGAGTGTTGCAGCCCTGAAGTTGCCTCTTCTAGTGTCTCAGCTTTTGGACATTCCTGGC CTGGAAGTAGCAGTGGTCACAACTGAGAGAGCCAAACATTTCTACAGCCCCCAGGACATTCCCGTCACTCTCTACAGCGATGCTGATGAATGGGAG aTGTGGAAGTGCCGATCCGACCCCGTTCTCCACATTGACCTGCGGAGGTGGGCAGACCTCATGCTGGTGGCTCCTCTTGATGCCAACACCCTGGGGAAGGTGGCCAGTGGCATATGTGACAACTTGCTT ACCTGCATCATCCGGGCCTGGGACTGCCACAAGCCCCTGCTCTTCTGCCCAGCGATGAACACCGTCATGTGGGAGCATCCCATCACTGCGCAGCAAGTCGGCCAGCTCAAGGCCTTCGGCTATGTTGAAATACCTTGCGTTGCCAAGAAGTTGGTGTGTGGAGACCAAG GTCTAGGGGCCATGGCCGAGGTGGGCACCATTGTGGACAAAGTGAAAGAAGTCCTCTTCTGGCATGGTGACTCTCAGGAGAGTTGA
- the PPCDC gene encoding phosphopantothenoylcysteine decarboxylase isoform X3 translates to MWKCRSDPVLHIDLRRWADLMLVAPLDANTLGKVASGICDNLLTCIIRAWDCHKPLLFCPAMNTVMWEHPITAQQVGQLKAFGYVEIPCVAKKLVCGDQGLGAMAEVGTIVDKVKEVLFWHGDSQES, encoded by the exons aTGTGGAAGTGCCGATCCGACCCCGTTCTCCACATTGACCTGCGGAGGTGGGCAGACCTCATGCTGGTGGCTCCTCTTGATGCCAACACCCTGGGGAAGGTGGCCAGTGGCATATGTGACAACTTGCTT ACCTGCATCATCCGGGCCTGGGACTGCCACAAGCCCCTGCTCTTCTGCCCAGCGATGAACACCGTCATGTGGGAGCATCCCATCACTGCGCAGCAAGTCGGCCAGCTCAAGGCCTTCGGCTATGTTGAAATACCTTGCGTTGCCAAGAAGTTGGTGTGTGGAGACCAAG GTCTAGGGGCCATGGCCGAGGTGGGCACCATTGTGGACAAAGTGAAAGAAGTCCTCTTCTGGCATGGTGACTCTCAGGAGAGTTGA